A DNA window from Citrobacter tructae contains the following coding sequences:
- a CDS encoding UxaA family hydrolase produces MQYIKIHTLDNVAVALADLSQGTQVSVDSHTVTLRQDVVRGHKFALSDIAQGENVIKYGLPIGHALADIAAGEHIHAHNTRTNLSDLDEYSYQPAFQEPEGQPADRDVQIYRRANGDVGVRNELWILPTVGCVNAMARQMQTRFLKETNDAEGIDGVHLFSHTYGCSQLGDDHINTRTMLQNMVRHPNAGAVLVVGLGCENNQVDVFRETLGEFDPERVHFMVCQHQEDEVEVGIEHLHQLYDVMRHDKREPGKLGELKFGLECGGSDGLSGITANPMLGRFSDYVIGNGGTTVLTEVPEMFGAEQLLMSHCRDEETFGKLVTMVNDFKQYFIAHDQPIYENPSPGNKAGGITTLEDKSLGCTQKAGSSQVVDVLRYGERLKTHGLNLLSAPGNDAVATSALAGAGCHMVLFSTGRGTPYGGFVPTVKIATNSELAAKKKHWIDFDAGQLIHGKAMPQLLNEFVDTIVEFANGKQTCNERNDFRELAIFKSGVTL; encoded by the coding sequence ATGCAATACATCAAGATCCATACGTTGGATAACGTTGCGGTTGCACTGGCCGATCTGTCGCAAGGCACGCAAGTGAGTGTTGATAGCCATACCGTAACGCTTCGACAGGACGTTGTACGTGGACATAAATTTGCGCTGAGCGATATTGCTCAGGGTGAGAACGTCATTAAATACGGCCTGCCAATTGGTCATGCTCTGGCGGATATTGCAGCGGGTGAACATATCCATGCTCACAATACGCGTACCAATCTGAGCGATCTGGATGAATATAGCTATCAACCCGCCTTTCAGGAGCCTGAAGGACAACCAGCAGATCGCGACGTACAGATCTACCGTCGTGCTAACGGCGATGTTGGGGTGCGTAACGAACTGTGGATCCTGCCGACAGTTGGCTGCGTCAACGCCATGGCGCGTCAGATGCAGACCCGTTTCCTGAAAGAGACCAACGATGCCGAAGGCATCGACGGCGTTCATCTCTTCAGCCACACCTACGGCTGTTCGCAACTGGGTGACGATCACATCAACACCCGCACCATGCTGCAAAATATGGTGCGCCATCCGAACGCGGGCGCGGTGCTGGTGGTGGGCCTCGGTTGTGAAAACAACCAGGTTGATGTCTTCCGCGAAACCTTGGGCGAGTTTGATCCTGAACGAGTTCACTTCATGGTCTGCCAGCACCAGGAAGACGAAGTGGAGGTGGGGATCGAACATCTCCATCAGCTGTACGACGTGATGCGTCACGATAAGCGCGAGCCGGGTAAGCTGGGTGAGCTGAAGTTTGGTCTGGAATGCGGCGGCTCTGACGGTCTGTCTGGTATTACCGCCAACCCGATGCTGGGGCGTTTCTCTGACTACGTGATCGGCAACGGCGGTACCACCGTACTGACCGAAGTGCCGGAAATGTTTGGCGCTGAGCAACTGCTGATGAGTCATTGCCGTGACGAAGAGACGTTTGGCAAGCTGGTAACGATGGTCAATGACTTTAAGCAGTATTTCATTGCTCACGACCAGCCGATTTATGAGAACCCGTCGCCGGGTAACAAGGCGGGGGGCATCACCACGCTGGAAGATAAATCGCTGGGTTGCACGCAGAAAGCGGGTTCCAGTCAGGTTGTCGATGTACTGCGCTATGGCGAGCGCCTGAAAACGCACGGTCTGAATCTGTTAAGCGCACCGGGCAATGATGCTGTTGCGACCAGTGCGCTGGCGGGCGCGGGCTGCCATATGGTGTTGTTCAGCACCGGGCGTGGAACACCTTACGGTGGTTTTGTGCCGACGGTGAAAATTGCCACTAACAGCGAACTGGCGGCGAAGAAAAAGCACTGGATTGATTTTGACGCTGGACAGCTGATCCACGGTAAAGCTATGCCTCAGTTGCTGAATGAGTTTGTCGATACCATCGTAGAGTTTGCCAACGGCAAGCAGACTTGCAATGAACGTAACGATTTCCGCGAACTGGCTATCTTTAAAAGCGGAGTAACATTGTAA